The segment GTCAACTCTTGCCTAAAATACacactattatttaaaaaaatcccaactctgTGAGTACCGCAGCTCGGTCTGGGTCTTTCAGTtgcctcttctctcccttcaCTGTACTTGTGAGCCCTTCAGCACAGCGATCTTCAAGCATTAATCCACATTTAGTGTTTGTATTTAAACATCACCCCACCGGTTGTGAACTAAATCTACATAGCAGGTGTTAATTGAGTGctaatttatttaaattcctCGTGATGAAAGTGATTAAGGGAGAAAGCCGTGCGTCCCTGGTTGTTGGCGAGgttatttgcttttcaagtaaaaaataaaaacgtgCAGTTTGCACAGGGAGAGTTGAGTACCAAAAAAAAGGTAACTGAAGCATGGTCATTTGCCCTGTAGGAAGCTGTGAGCGTGTTAAAGGTCAGACCCTGTGCTCAGACAGGCTCCCCGGCTCCCCATCGACTTCAATGAGGGTGCACTGTGCTTGTTTCCGAACTGAAGTTGGCTGCAAGGCATCAATTTTAAGAACAGCTTTATGCGCTTAGAAGGCTGGACACAACTCGGACGACTTGTGTGAAAGAGACGGAACAGAAAAACGTGAGATCCAGAAggtaggaaaaaaattgaaagaactaGAAGCTGAACTGATAACGGGATAGGAATAAATCTCATAGCCTGTGTTAGGGTAACTTAGTAGTACCCTGACCAGCACTGCGAGGTGTTAGAGACCAGCTTTTCTGTACAGCTTCAGTTTACTTTCTATGAATGGTGACACATTGCATCCGATCATGTTCTCCTTGTTGCTTGAGTCACATAGCAACAAACATCTAGAAAAAAGTTAAGAAtcatttgcttatttattaaGGAATCTTAAAAGCTACCTAAAAGACCTGGCAATATACTTGCTGCCTGAAGCCTCTTCTTTTGCTTGGATTAAGTTCCTTTATTAAAGTTAATAATTGGTATAgattttattctgcttctttaaGGCTATCAAGAGGGATGCTGTAAGGAGTAGCTGGTAGTGGCAGTCTTCTAGAATTGCGTTTTCTAGCTTTTGTTGAGTGGCTGTTGCTAAGCAGTAATTTGCAGAAGTAGGAGTACAAGGACTTCATTCATTTTTACAGTTGTTCCCAGTAATAGCTTTGTTCTGTCATCACTGTTTTTGTCggtatttctttttgtcttcgGTAATACAGTTGCAACCACATACGCTACACGAGAGAGTTATATGGCTAAATCTGCCTAACAAGACAGTTATTGTACAGCTAGTCATTAGAGATGACTTAGTTTGAGGTAACAGCAAAATTGACGATGTTGAGTCCCATTCAAAATGATGTTTCAAAGCACAGGGCAATAAGACTGTGGGCTTTGAAGATATTTAAATGCTCATAGGTGGGTATATCTAGAAATTTTAATAGTTTTCTCTCTGTATCTTGAGATGTGTAAATGCCTTCCAAAATCTGGTTCAGCATTGCTGTCAATCAAAAGCACTCTGCAGCTCTGTACACTTGTTGATGTTTTGTATaacctgattttttaaaagctattgcaTAGCTGATTTTGGTGGTATGTTATAGCCATTAATGCAGGACATCGGGTTCTGCATTTCAAACTGAccagaactttaaaaataaaaatgcaaccaTAGCTCACTGGTACTGCTGCAAGCAATAAACTTTACAAGCAGTCATCCTAAGCAGAAAGTATCATCTAAAAGAGCTTTCCCAGAGGTTGCTTGTTAGAaatgcaggcttcctgctgcctttgagaAATCTGGAGAGGATGGAAAAGCGGATTCTGTTCTAAAAAGACAGCTAGCAGATGTTTCCTACGGTTCCCATTCCCTCCAAGAGGTAATTATGAGGTAATTCTATGAAAGGTTTTCATTTTTGCACAGCGGACAGTTAACAGTCTTGTTTAAAACAATCATCGTGTAAAAGTTACAATTAATGCAATGTTGGTCTGTGTTGGATACTCCCAAGCAAACAGCCTTATCTCTAGGTGTTGGGACTGGTGTAGTTGGTTGTGAATTGAATACGGTGCTGCATTCACATGCTTGGCTTGTGATCTTTGAAGgcaacagcagcacagctttATCGCAGGCTGCAAGCAAGcccttccacagctttgccgtgCTGCAGTCTCCTAAACTCCGTACCAGTCAGCTTCAGCCAGGGCTTTGATTCTGCAGTGGCTCTGCATAGGGTCCCAGCTGATTTCCCTGGAACAAGCCTGGATTTCGTGGAAGGGCTTGAAGCTAAACTGTGAGCCTCCTCGCGAACTGCAGGTTATTGAAGCAAACCCATTTTTACTCAGTGATTTAGCAAAAAGAATTCCTGTGCATGGAGAAATCTACACTGAAATATGATCTCTCCTGCAGTGATTTTGGAGGAGGATGTTCAGAATTGTTAAAATAGCCAGTTTAGTTAAAGCGGCTGAGTACATCCAAAAATAATCTATAACACAGAGAGTGCTTTCTGTCACGGACAGCCGTTTACACACGGTGTAACAGTATCGCTGCAATGCCGCCCTGGCATTCGGCTGAGGGAGGAGGCACACGTCTGCCTCGGAGCTCTCCCCTTCACAAACAGGACTGAGGAAAACTCCTCTCTAGTGCTGGGCTTGGACCTTTTAACTGTCACCATTTGAAGTCTTGGTTATGCCTATAAACACCCAAGAAACGCTACAAAAATCTGGGATGGAATTGCTAAAATGAGCGTTCtaacttgttttgtttctctggaaCAATTAAACAGAATAAGCATTGTCTTACCTCAGAGGTGAAGCCTGAGGCGAATTCTCATAAGCTCCGTGAAAATCTTCAGCTTCGCTCTCGGAGTTCATCTGGCCAAAGTTTGCGGCTTCCGCTCgtctgcccagccctggggtctCTGTGCTGTAGGATGGCAGGCCAGCCGCATCTCGGTCCTTGGCTCCTGTTTGGCTGTTCCTAGGGAAGGTGGGTTTCTTCATGGTGACGTGCACAGCTGGCCTGTGGGCAACACCCGCAAAGCTTTCCAGCTCTTTTGCTCCTGGAATTAGAATTGTCCACAAGTCAGGTAGAAGGCAGTGGTGGTTCACCAATACAGCATGCTGCAGTAACAGGAAGGGAAACTGATATGTCTGTGCAGGTGGATGAGAGTTCAACCTGCCTGGGGTCTGCATAGACCAAAACCTGCACAGCTGCATTGGCCAAAACTGACTTCTCACCAGGGTTGGTGAGCTTTGCTTTAGACACAAGGTGCTGTTCTGTTTGGAGATGGTTTTCAGCACAAGCCAGACAAGTCAGGTGTTAAAATAAACAAGGTATAGATACAGCCAATGTGTTGGGCTAAGCTGGGGTCCCTGGAGGGATGAAGCTCAGGGATGAGACTCCTCTGTGAGACAGAACAACACCTCCACCTTGTCATCCTTGACCCTGGAGGAAGACAggacaaaagcagaaatgcagaagaacTTGCATCCAGCTTTGAGAAGGACCCAAGCAGACTGTGTTTTTGGggcatttctcttctctttcgcCTGCAAAAATGTTAGGGTCTGGCTTCTGCTTGGTCGTCACTCTACCTCATGTGGAGCAGCAGCAAATTCTCTCATGCTTAGTTGCTCAGTTCAGAGACCCATGAGCTTACCTGGGGAAACAGAGAGACGTGCACTGGATGCCGCAGATCCAAATTCATTTTCAGCAACACATTTAAATACTCCAGAGTCTTCTGGAAAAGCTTCAGTAATTACCAGGGTGCAGACTTCCTCTGAAATGACAAATTCAGGCATGCTGTTGTACCATAAAAGCCAAATGTTAACTTGTAGGAATTGGTCCTTGCAGAAGGATGGCTACTTAGTGATGGGGCTTGGGAGCAAGGAAGTGCAACAAAGTGATGTGAAGGGCATAGGAATCCAAGGGATTCAGAAGGAGTGAAGGTGAAGGAATGATCTTTCTTCCTGTGACTTCCAAGAAACAAGACACAATTTTTTTGCTAAATTCTGTCTTCTCTTGCACAAGTTTAAACCCCAGAAATGATCACAGGTCAAAATAGTTGATATGTTTTCCCTTAACATATAGGGAACATATTCCTTGACTGAATGTAAACGGGATGATACCTTTTTCATTGTGTTGTGAAATAAATCAGGGCCTTTCAGGTGCTTGTGTCAAAACCAAGGACTTGAAAGCTCTCAGCCTGACACTGAATGCTGTCTTCTGGCTCCCCTTTGAACATTATTGTTTTATCTTGCATGAAGTGGGAAAAACTAAGCTTGGGGTAATTAACCGATGAGGTGTCTAACAAAAAAATACGCAGTGTACTTACCAGGAACAGCTGATGAACAAGCCTCTgctcaaaataagaaagaaaaaaattaaatggttaTAATGCCAGAATGGAGGAAGGACTTTTAGCCCTCACCTCTTTTCCCACCTCAGCTGTTGCCCCGTTACAAAAGGGACCATCTCCCTTTCTGTCCATCTGGATAGGAGAAGCTCAGGTTTGGCTGGGGAACCTCATGGTACAAACACTTCTCCACTGAGGTGATATAGAAAGAGCTCCACCGACTTTGGAGTTAGTTGCTGTGAATTTGGCCCACTGGGGCTATGACCTCATGCCTGGGAGTATgataaattgtttaaaatatgcttatattttaaattctttttcctgaGTTCATCAGTAGTTATAATATGTGGTGTCAATGACGTTATGGCTCAGTAGTACTTTCATTAATAACTAACAGGATGGCAATCTCCCGCCTTGCGCCTGATCTGCTCACGTGTTGCCGGAGGAAGCATGGTCTCTGAACAGCAGTCAGTCGCTTCAGGTCATTTAATACTGGTAAACTTAACTCTGCCTCTATGAACGTGTTCTGTCTCCTGATTTTTGTATCACTTCTTGCTCCTGTCTTTTCACTGCCCCAATGAAATTACTGTACATCAGGCAGATATAGTAATACCTACTTTTTCGTAGTATTCGGAAATCGGCAGAGTCGATTATCGGATCATATTCTCTGT is part of the Rissa tridactyla isolate bRisTri1 chromosome 11, bRisTri1.patW.cur.20221130, whole genome shotgun sequence genome and harbors:
- the LOC128915962 gene encoding palladin-like; translated protein: MQSPSVSLTGSAYGSTPVFTKGLQNIRATKGQLVVFECRIRATPTLQVHWYREYDPIIDSADFRILRKKACSSAVPEEVCTLVITEAFPEDSGVFKCVAENEFGSAASSARLSVSPGAKELESFAGVAHRPAVHVTMKKPTFPRNSQTGAKDRDAAGLPSYSTETPGLGRRAEAANFGQMNSESEAEDFHGAYENSPQASPLR